The Ranitomeya variabilis isolate aRanVar5 chromosome 7, aRanVar5.hap1, whole genome shotgun sequence genome includes a window with the following:
- the SNN gene encoding stannin has translation MSIMDHNPTTGVVTVIVILIAIAALGALILGCWCYLRLQKLSQSEDEESIVGEGETKEPFLLVQYSAKGPLVEKKAKLTPNGTETHS, from the coding sequence ATGTCTATCATGGACCATAATCCCACCACCGGCGTGGTTACAGTCATTGTTATTCTCATCGCCATTGCAGCCCTCGGTGCCTTAATTCTGGGTTGCTGGTGTTACCTTCGTTTGCAAAAGCTCAGCCAGTCCGAGGATGAGGAAAGCATCGTTGGAGAAGGGGAGACCAAAGAGCCTTTTCTCTTGGTTCAGTATTCTGCTAAAGGCCCTCTGGTGGAGAAGAAAGCCAAGCTGACACCCAATGGCACGGAGACACATAGCTAG